In Nitrospinota bacterium, a single genomic region encodes these proteins:
- a CDS encoding phosphatidate cytidylyltransferase, which translates to MALRIISGVALAAVALAVLLSGTPLMFFVFMGVFAALGLWEFFAMMKAGGEPSLPAAGIVFGLGLYAAMFFLGPEGFFMLASLALIAIFGAAPFSGATDAYRAAANTVFGIFYISLTFGSAALIRTLPDGAMITVMLALANVLCDSLAYFTGRAIGKTPLAPSISPKKTVEGFIGGFIGAVAGAVIIKILFLPALALGHAAIAGVIVGIVGPAGDLAESALKRKMMVKDSGSIIPGHGGALDRMDSVMFNAAALYVYFKAVALA; encoded by the coding sequence ATGGCGCTAAGGATTATTAGCGGCGTGGCGCTGGCCGCGGTGGCGCTGGCGGTCCTGCTGTCCGGGACTCCGCTGATGTTCTTCGTTTTCATGGGGGTGTTCGCGGCGCTGGGGCTGTGGGAGTTTTTCGCGATGATGAAGGCCGGCGGCGAACCCTCGCTACCCGCGGCCGGGATAGTCTTCGGGCTGGGGCTTTACGCGGCGATGTTCTTCCTCGGCCCGGAAGGCTTTTTCATGCTTGCATCCCTCGCGCTTATCGCCATATTCGGCGCCGCTCCCTTCTCCGGCGCGACAGACGCGTACAGGGCCGCGGCAAACACCGTGTTCGGTATATTTTACATTTCGCTCACCTTCGGCTCCGCCGCGTTGATAAGGACGCTGCCGGACGGGGCCATGATAACCGTCATGCTGGCGCTGGCAAACGTCCTTTGCGACTCCCTGGCCTATTTCACCGGCAGGGCCATCGGCAAGACCCCGCTGGCGCCATCCATCAGCCCGAAAAAGACGGTGGAAGGCTTTATCGGCGGCTTCATTGGCGCCGTGGCCGGGGCGGTGATAATAAAAATACTTTTCCTCCCTGCGCTCGCCTTGGGCCACGCGGCCATCGCAGGGGTGATCGTGGGGATTGTGGGGCCTGCGGGCGACCTTGCCGAGTCCGCTCTGAAAAGAAAAATGATGGTGAAGGATTCGGGCTCCATAATCCCCGGCCACGGCGGCGCGCTGGACAGGATGGACAGCGTGATGTTCAACGCGGCGGCGCTGTACGTCTATTTCAAGGCGGTGGCGCTGGCATGA
- a CDS encoding 1-deoxy-D-xylulose-5-phosphate reductoisomerase yields the protein MKSISILGSTGSIGVNALSIIESRPDLFRVVALAARSSAEKLAGQIEKFRPKIVCVADKEKAARLRGMIKRRVKIVTGAEGVIECATHPEADMTLSAIVGASGLPPTMAAIMAGKTVALANKETLVVAGEIVMKEARRRKVKIIPVDSEHSAIFQALRGEKMGNIRKIILTASSGPFLRYSAGQMEKVTVEQALNHPNWNMGPKITIDSATMMNKGLEVIEARWLFNLPPEKIDVVVHPQSVIHSMVEFCDSSVIAQMGLPDMRTPISFALGYPDRVAVDLPSLDLAKIGRLTFEEPDTARFPALRLAYEAMRTGGSATAVLNAANEVAVEAFLAGRIGFTRIAGIVENILGTCETGRINTLADALAVDHRARVAAREMIGG from the coding sequence ATGAAATCCATATCGATATTGGGCTCCACCGGCTCCATCGGAGTCAACGCCCTGTCCATAATAGAAAGCAGGCCGGACCTTTTCCGGGTGGTGGCGCTGGCCGCCCGTTCGTCCGCCGAAAAGCTTGCCGGGCAGATAGAAAAGTTCAGGCCGAAAATCGTCTGCGTGGCGGACAAGGAGAAAGCGGCGCGGCTTCGCGGGATGATAAAACGCCGGGTGAAGATCGTCACCGGGGCCGAGGGAGTGATCGAATGCGCCACTCATCCGGAGGCGGACATGACCCTTTCGGCGATAGTGGGAGCCTCCGGTCTGCCGCCGACGATGGCGGCCATCATGGCCGGCAAGACCGTGGCCCTGGCCAACAAGGAGACCCTTGTGGTGGCCGGCGAGATCGTGATGAAAGAGGCGCGGCGGCGCAAGGTGAAGATAATCCCGGTGGACAGCGAACACTCCGCGATCTTCCAGGCCCTGCGCGGCGAGAAGATGGGCAATATCCGCAAGATCATCCTCACCGCGTCCTCCGGCCCGTTCCTGCGGTATTCGGCGGGGCAGATGGAAAAAGTTACCGTGGAACAGGCGCTAAACCATCCCAACTGGAACATGGGGCCGAAAATAACCATAGACTCCGCCACGATGATGAACAAGGGGCTGGAGGTCATCGAGGCGCGCTGGCTGTTCAACCTGCCGCCGGAGAAGATTGACGTGGTGGTCCATCCGCAAAGCGTGATCCATTCGATGGTGGAGTTCTGCGATTCGTCGGTGATAGCCCAGATGGGCCTGCCGGACATGCGCACACCGATATCCTTCGCCTTGGGGTATCCGGACAGAGTGGCCGTGGATTTGCCCAGCCTGGACCTGGCCAAGATCGGCCGGTTGACCTTCGAGGAACCGGACACGGCGCGGTTCCCCGCGCTGCGGCTTGCCTATGAGGCGATGCGGACCGGCGGCTCCGCCACAGCCGTGTTAAACGCGGCCAACGAGGTGGCGGTGGAGGCGTTCCTGGCCGGGCGGATCGGGTTCACGAGAATAGCCGGAATCGTGGAGAACATACTGGGAACCTGCGAAACAGGCCGGATAAACACGCTGGCCGACGCGCTGGCCGTGGACCACAGGGCCAGGGTGGCCGCGCGGGAAATGATTGGCGGATGA
- a CDS encoding glycosyltransferase family 4 protein: MNILHVLFSRGWGGMERYALEQARRMAAKGHGITFISRAGAPLSKALRAETGFKTLELDPVKYVDVGAMLAIRSIVKNSGVNVVHAHTSADLGLIVPALWGLGGVRLVFSNYMLVPAPKKDIYHRLEYGRVDALLAASEYIRKNAVEYLPVAPEKTVTLPYGLDLARFNPESVKKGALREKYGIGAAKLIGVISRLEPLKGQMEMIEAMPAILNSHPESMLVLTGDETPELAGQYRHVLEAKVDELGVGERVLFTGATDDTAAVLADLDIYVLPSHGETFSLGCLEAMAMGKAVVGTNSGGTPEMLDNGGCGLLAEPKDPGSLAKPVIKLLDGPALAADLSAKARRKVVGAHGMEPVMDRLSAIYEGRFNN; this comes from the coding sequence ATGAACATACTGCACGTCCTTTTCTCCCGCGGATGGGGCGGGATGGAACGCTATGCGCTTGAACAGGCCCGCCGGATGGCCGCAAAGGGACACGGCATAACCTTCATATCAAGGGCCGGGGCGCCGCTCTCCAAGGCGTTGCGCGCAGAGACTGGTTTTAAAACGCTCGAACTCGACCCGGTGAAGTATGTGGACGTTGGGGCCATGCTGGCCATCAGGTCCATCGTGAAAAATTCCGGCGTCAACGTTGTCCACGCCCATACTTCCGCCGACCTTGGGCTTATCGTTCCCGCGCTTTGGGGACTTGGTGGTGTGAGACTTGTGTTTTCCAACTACATGCTCGTCCCCGCGCCGAAAAAAGACATTTATCACAGGCTTGAATACGGCCGGGTGGACGCGTTGCTGGCCGCGTCTGAATATATCCGCAAGAACGCGGTGGAGTATCTTCCCGTCGCCCCGGAGAAAACAGTCACGCTGCCATACGGGCTCGACCTTGCCAGGTTCAACCCGGAATCGGTGAAGAAGGGTGCGTTGCGGGAGAAGTATGGTATCGGCGCCGCAAAATTGATCGGTGTGATAAGCAGGCTGGAGCCGCTCAAGGGGCAGATGGAAATGATAGAGGCGATGCCGGCCATTTTGAACAGCCATCCGGAAAGCATGCTGGTCCTGACCGGAGACGAGACGCCGGAGCTTGCCGGGCAGTACAGGCATGTTCTGGAGGCGAAGGTGGATGAGCTGGGAGTGGGGGAGCGCGTCCTGTTCACCGGGGCCACGGACGACACGGCGGCCGTTCTGGCCGATCTGGACATTTATGTGTTGCCTTCGCATGGGGAGACTTTCTCGCTGGGTTGCCTGGAGGCGATGGCGATGGGGAAGGCTGTGGTGGGGACGAACTCGGGCGGCACGCCGGAAATGCTAGATAACGGCGGATGCGGCCTGCTGGCCGAACCCAAAGATCCCGGATCGCTGGCAAAGCCGGTCATCAAGCTTTTGGACGGACCAGCCCTTGCCGCCGATTTGTCCGCAAAAGCGCGGCGCAAAGTGGTTGGCGCTCATGGGATGGAACCAGTGATGGATAGGCTTTCGGCCATATACGAAGGACGCTTTAATAACTGA
- a CDS encoding YfhL family 4Fe-4S dicluster ferredoxin has protein sequence MALIINEECVNCGVCEPECPNEAISEGEDIYVIDVAKCTECVGAYEEPQCVDVCPVDCIVADPDHTETREELQAKYEQLHAK, from the coding sequence ATGGCTTTGATCATCAATGAGGAATGCGTTAACTGCGGCGTGTGCGAGCCGGAATGCCCCAACGAGGCGATCTCGGAAGGGGAAGACATTTATGTGATTGACGTGGCAAAGTGCACCGAGTGCGTGGGCGCCTATGAAGAGCCCCAGTGCGTGGACGTTTGCCCGGTGGACTGCATCGTCGCGGATCCCGACCATACGGAGACCCGCGAAGAGCTGCAGGCCAAGTACGAGCAGCTGCACGCTAAATAA
- a CDS encoding CoA activase translates to MDRLENGKIWLGLDIGSVSVKGAAINGANQIITSFYKRSHGQPVAATVSVIKDLMAAINGHGVERLGVTGTAGELIASLTGGVFTNEVIAQSSAVSVLYPHVRTLVEMGGEDSKMLMFKEEAGETTLEDFSMNNLCAAGTGSFLDQQASRMGYAIAEEFGAMALKSKHPPRIAGRCSVFAKSDMIHLQQVGTPDYEIIAGLCCAVARSFKSNVGRGKEFKKPVAFFGGVAANRGVVKALADELEMSVEEIFIPEEHAVTGAIGAALASRDTQGDFEFKGTAGLEGYQAARDGARKAMAPLTGERNDSDYDIHIRKLGENERDVPCYIGIDIGSLSTNVIALDDDLNVLARRYIRTQSRPIQAVTRGLLEIGEEIGGKVNVLGVGTTGSGRYMIGDFAGADVVRNEITAQATAAIHFHPDVDTIFEIGGQDSKYVAVEKGAVVDFEMNKVCAAGTGSFIEEQAEKLDLNIEKEFASTAFAAKAPGKLGDRCTVFIESDLVSNQQKGMAKEDLAAGLAYSIVSNYLNRVVGDRKIGNKILFQGGVAWNRAVVSAFEAVTGKSVTVPPHHDVTGAIGAAMIAMKHRAKTPSPAPSRFKGFDLRERKYKVTSFECKACDNVCNVSRVRFEGESAHHYGARCELFEGDKKKKKENTLPDLFAEREKLAFKDHLGRKHVEKKPGMPLVGIPRSLYFYEHYPFWGAFFANLGIDTILSGKTNQNVIHESVERVKAETCFPIKIMHGHVAELLDKGVDYVFIPSTITVNPKNTKFTNSHTCPLVQAIPYIIKSAIDLKGSGAALLEPAVHFQRGMDYVANELIPLFSGKFGVSAKDVRMAVQAGHAAQEEFYAVARRRGREVMAELGAKGEKPVVIISRPYNGCDSGINLDLPRKLRDMGKVAVPIDFLELSEEQIAATNPDMYWRSGQRMMAAADIVRRDPMMDAIFISNFKCGPDSFIQYHVKEKLGGKPCLALEIDEHSADAGAVTRLEAFFDSLENVDAVKFALDGAHAHAGGNGNGHKKEATMECGAPAMKSNGSGNGHKRKLYMPYMCDHSHVIAAAMRASGVDAEALPETDQESLELGLRHSSGKECVPFTLTTGDILKKTMEEDFDHKRAAFFMPTTQGPCRFGQYKNVQSLLLRDMGMGDIPIVSPDSDAGYGAIGELGVKFRRAAWRGVVAVDILHKLLHEIRPYEKNRGQTEKVYREMLDKACALVEKDSSLLFDFMNEVNSRFASIPKSGAKRPVIGIVGEIYMRSHTFGNRDIIRRIEALGGEVWLAPMGEWILYCTNRYVENSKKDKKYLDLLKGYMQDRIQKKDERRLYGPFHATLSNGEEEATAHILGNAAPYMDATFEGEAILSIGKAVEYAKRGLAGVVNILPFSCMPGTIVAAISKKMREDHNNIPWLNLDFDGTEETGTQTRLEAFMYQAEQYRQQTSGALV, encoded by the coding sequence ATGGACAGGCTGGAGAACGGAAAAATATGGCTGGGGCTGGACATCGGCTCCGTGTCGGTGAAAGGGGCCGCGATCAACGGCGCTAACCAAATAATAACCAGTTTTTACAAACGCTCGCACGGCCAGCCGGTGGCGGCCACGGTGAGCGTTATAAAAGACCTGATGGCGGCCATAAACGGCCATGGCGTGGAACGGCTCGGCGTCACGGGCACCGCCGGGGAGCTTATCGCATCGCTGACCGGCGGGGTGTTCACAAACGAGGTGATCGCCCAGTCTTCCGCCGTATCGGTCCTGTATCCCCATGTGCGCACCCTTGTGGAGATGGGTGGGGAGGACTCCAAGATGCTCATGTTCAAGGAAGAGGCCGGCGAGACCACGCTGGAGGACTTCTCCATGAACAACCTTTGCGCCGCCGGCACCGGAAGTTTTCTGGACCAGCAGGCATCCCGCATGGGCTATGCGATAGCCGAAGAGTTCGGCGCGATGGCGCTAAAGTCCAAGCATCCTCCAAGGATCGCCGGAAGATGTTCTGTGTTCGCAAAGTCGGACATGATCCATTTGCAGCAAGTGGGGACCCCTGATTACGAGATCATCGCCGGGCTTTGTTGCGCCGTGGCGCGTTCATTCAAAAGCAACGTTGGGCGCGGCAAGGAGTTCAAAAAGCCGGTGGCCTTCTTCGGCGGGGTGGCGGCCAACCGGGGGGTGGTAAAGGCGCTGGCGGACGAACTGGAAATGTCCGTGGAGGAGATTTTCATCCCGGAAGAGCACGCGGTGACCGGGGCAATCGGCGCGGCGCTGGCCTCCAGGGACACGCAGGGGGATTTTGAATTCAAGGGGACCGCCGGGCTGGAGGGGTATCAGGCGGCGCGGGACGGAGCGCGAAAGGCCATGGCCCCGCTCACCGGCGAGAGGAACGACTCGGACTACGACATACATATAAGAAAGCTTGGCGAGAACGAGAGGGACGTCCCCTGCTATATCGGCATAGACATAGGCTCTTTGTCCACCAACGTGATTGCGCTCGACGATGATCTTAACGTGCTGGCCCGAAGGTATATCCGCACACAGAGCAGGCCCATCCAGGCTGTCACGCGGGGCCTTCTGGAGATCGGAGAGGAGATCGGCGGCAAGGTGAACGTGCTTGGGGTGGGGACCACCGGATCGGGCCGGTACATGATCGGCGATTTCGCCGGGGCGGACGTTGTGCGAAACGAGATCACCGCCCAGGCCACCGCCGCCATCCATTTCCATCCGGACGTGGACACCATCTTCGAGATAGGCGGGCAGGACAGCAAGTATGTGGCGGTGGAGAAGGGCGCGGTGGTGGACTTTGAGATGAACAAGGTGTGCGCCGCTGGCACCGGCTCTTTCATCGAAGAGCAGGCCGAAAAGCTGGACCTGAACATAGAAAAAGAATTCGCCTCCACGGCGTTCGCCGCCAAGGCGCCCGGAAAGCTGGGGGACAGGTGCACGGTGTTCATAGAGTCCGACCTTGTGTCCAACCAGCAGAAAGGGATGGCCAAGGAAGACCTGGCCGCCGGGCTGGCCTATTCCATCGTTTCAAACTACCTCAACCGGGTGGTTGGGGACAGGAAAATAGGGAATAAAATACTGTTCCAGGGGGGTGTGGCATGGAACCGGGCGGTGGTCTCCGCGTTCGAGGCGGTGACGGGAAAAAGTGTGACCGTGCCGCCTCATCACGACGTGACCGGGGCCATCGGCGCCGCCATGATAGCCATGAAACACCGCGCGAAAACCCCCTCCCCCGCCCCTTCGCGGTTCAAGGGGTTCGACCTGCGCGAGCGCAAATACAAGGTGACCTCCTTTGAGTGCAAAGCGTGCGACAACGTGTGCAACGTAAGCCGCGTGAGGTTCGAGGGGGAGAGCGCCCACCACTATGGCGCCCGGTGCGAGCTTTTCGAGGGGGACAAGAAGAAGAAAAAGGAAAACACCCTGCCGGACCTTTTCGCGGAAAGGGAGAAACTGGCGTTCAAAGACCATCTGGGGCGCAAACATGTGGAAAAGAAACCGGGCATGCCGCTTGTGGGCATCCCCCGGAGCCTGTACTTTTACGAGCACTACCCGTTCTGGGGCGCGTTCTTCGCCAATTTGGGGATAGACACGATCCTTTCAGGCAAGACAAACCAGAACGTGATCCACGAATCGGTGGAAAGGGTGAAGGCGGAGACCTGCTTCCCCATAAAGATAATGCACGGCCACGTGGCGGAGCTTCTGGACAAGGGGGTGGACTACGTTTTCATCCCCTCCACCATCACGGTGAACCCGAAGAACACCAAATTCACCAATTCCCACACATGCCCCCTGGTGCAGGCGATCCCGTACATCATAAAGTCGGCGATAGACCTCAAGGGTTCCGGGGCGGCGCTGCTCGAACCTGCCGTGCATTTCCAGCGCGGCATGGACTATGTGGCCAATGAGCTTATACCGCTGTTCTCCGGGAAATTCGGCGTTTCGGCGAAGGATGTGCGGATGGCCGTGCAGGCCGGGCACGCGGCGCAGGAGGAGTTTTACGCCGTGGCCAGGCGGCGTGGCCGCGAGGTGATGGCCGAACTTGGGGCCAAAGGCGAAAAGCCTGTTGTGATAATCAGCCGGCCGTACAACGGATGTGACTCGGGCATTAATCTGGACCTCCCCCGCAAGCTTAGGGACATGGGGAAGGTGGCCGTGCCGATAGACTTTCTGGAACTTTCCGAAGAGCAGATCGCGGCGACGAATCCGGACATGTACTGGCGCTCCGGCCAGAGGATGATGGCGGCGGCGGACATCGTGCGCCGCGACCCGATGATGGACGCCATTTTCATCTCCAACTTCAAGTGCGGGCCGGACTCTTTCATCCAGTACCACGTGAAGGAGAAGCTGGGCGGCAAACCGTGCCTTGCGCTGGAGATAGACGAACATTCCGCGGACGCTGGCGCCGTGACGCGGCTGGAGGCGTTTTTCGACAGCCTGGAGAACGTGGACGCGGTGAAATTCGCCCTGGACGGGGCGCATGCCCACGCCGGGGGCAACGGAAACGGGCATAAAAAAGAGGCCACGATGGAATGCGGCGCGCCCGCCATGAAATCCAACGGCTCGGGCAACGGCCACAAACGCAAGCTGTACATGCCTTACATGTGCGACCACAGCCACGTGATCGCCGCCGCCATGCGCGCAAGCGGGGTGGACGCGGAGGCGTTGCCGGAGACCGACCAGGAGTCGCTGGAACTTGGGCTGCGCCATTCTTCCGGCAAGGAGTGCGTCCCGTTCACGCTGACCACCGGGGACATCCTCAAAAAGACGATGGAAGAGGATTTCGACCATAAACGCGCGGCTTTCTTCATGCCCACCACGCAGGGGCCATGCCGGTTTGGACAGTACAAGAACGTGCAAAGCCTGCTGCTAAGGGACATGGGGATGGGAGACATACCCATTGTCTCCCCCGATTCGGACGCGGGCTATGGGGCGATCGGCGAACTTGGCGTGAAGTTCCGCCGGGCGGCGTGGCGGGGGGTGGTGGCGGTGGACATCCTCCACAAGCTGCTCCACGAAATCCGGCCGTATGAAAAGAACCGCGGCCAGACCGAAAAGGTGTACCGCGAAATGCTGGACAAGGCGTGCGCCCTCGTAGAGAAGGACTCTTCGCTTCTGTTCGATTTCATGAACGAGGTGAACTCCCGGTTCGCCTCCATACCGAAAAGCGGGGCCAAGAGGCCGGTGATCGGCATCGTGGGGGAGATATACATGCGAAGCCACACCTTTGGCAACAGGGACATAATACGCAGGATAGAAGCGCTCGGCGGCGAGGTGTGGCTGGCGCCGATGGGGGAGTGGATCCTGTACTGCACCAACAGGTATGTTGAGAACTCGAAAAAGGACAAAAAATATCTTGACCTGCTGAAAGGATATATGCAGGATAGAATCCAAAAGAAAGACGAACGCCGCCTTTACGGACCGTTTCACGCAACGCTGTCAAACGGCGAGGAGGAGGCGACGGCGCATATCCTCGGGAACGCGGCCCCATACATGGACGCCACGTTCGAAGGGGAAGCGATTTTGAGCATTGGCAAGGCAGTAGAGTACGCGAAAAGAGGACTGGCCGGGGTGGTGAACATCCTGCCGTTTTCCTGTATGCCTGGGACAATTGTCGCGGCGATCTCCAAGAAGATGCGCGAGGACCATAACAACATCCCATGGCTGAACCTGGACTTCGACGGGACGGAGGAAACGGGGACGCAGACCCGGCTTGAAGCTTTCATGTACCAGGCTGAGCAATACCGCCAGCAGACATCTGGCGCTTTGGTTTGA
- a CDS encoding type II toxin-antitoxin system VapC family toxin, whose translation MRAVNKGRVLDASAVLAVLFMESGFKSVIPALESGSAIIGSVNYAEVLSRLGSYGAPPKEAIEAVAALGVQVIPFGRGQAEFTAQIHPDTSKHGLSMGDRACLALGKETGFPVLTADKAWGKLHIEGVKVELLR comes from the coding sequence TTGCGCGCGGTGAATAAGGGGCGTGTCCTTGACGCTTCGGCCGTACTGGCCGTGCTATTCATGGAATCCGGTTTTAAATCAGTCATACCCGCGTTGGAATCCGGCTCGGCGATTATCGGCTCCGTCAACTACGCGGAGGTGTTAAGCCGTTTAGGCTCCTATGGCGCGCCGCCCAAGGAAGCGATCGAAGCGGTGGCGGCCCTTGGAGTTCAGGTCATCCCGTTTGGCCGCGGCCAGGCGGAATTCACGGCGCAAATCCATCCGGACACGTCAAAACACGGCCTGTCCATGGGCGACCGCGCATGTCTGGCGCTTGGCAAGGAAACGGGTTTTCCCGTTCTCACCGCCGACAAAGCATGGGGCAAGCTGCATATTGAAGGAGTAAAGGTGGAGTTATTACGATAA
- a CDS encoding AbrB/MazE/SpoVT family DNA-binding domain-containing protein — protein MTQIPVYDIFKQMVTCKTVVSGGGRILIPAKARKALGLTVGDEVIMFIGEGQLTLTSVKKSIAMAQRIAGKYKKRGRSAVEDLFRERREEVARGE, from the coding sequence ATGACACAAATACCGGTTTATGACATATTTAAGCAAATGGTGACATGCAAGACCGTCGTTTCCGGCGGTGGAAGGATATTGATTCCGGCCAAGGCCAGAAAAGCCCTCGGACTGACTGTCGGCGACGAGGTCATCATGTTCATCGGCGAGGGCCAACTGACGTTGACAAGCGTAAAAAAGTCCATCGCGATGGCCCAGCGCATCGCGGGCAAATATAAAAAGCGCGGCAGATCGGCTGTGGAGGACTTGTTCCGGGAGCGCAGGGAGGAAGTTGCGCGCGGTGAATAA
- the metF gene encoding methylenetetrahydrofolate reductase [NAD(P)H] — protein MRIADLLSKGERFFSLEFFPPKERPAWPEFFAAAERLKSVNPLFVSVTYGAGGGTQSNTLELVARLKKDYGFEPMAHLTCVGASGEFINGFLDNLAKDGIDNVLALRGDPPRGDGAFKPNNKDFSYACDLVRFIRKGFPKLGVGVAAYPETHPEAVSPAEDLLHLKEKLELGSDFAITQLFFDNSYYWDFVKKARAIGIEKPIIPGVLPIVNLAGVKRIVSLCGAKLPPEILARVEEADATGGAKAVEEVGLEIARKQVRALLENGAPGVHLYTLNRAETCLKIIEGCA, from the coding sequence TTGCGAATCGCCGATCTGCTTTCAAAAGGGGAGCGTTTTTTCTCCCTGGAGTTTTTCCCGCCGAAGGAACGGCCTGCATGGCCTGAATTTTTCGCCGCCGCCGAAAGGCTGAAATCGGTGAATCCGCTCTTCGTGTCGGTGACCTATGGCGCCGGAGGGGGGACACAGTCCAACACCCTCGAGCTTGTGGCCCGGCTCAAAAAGGATTACGGATTCGAGCCGATGGCGCACCTTACCTGCGTGGGGGCCTCCGGCGAATTCATAAACGGATTTCTGGACAATCTGGCCAAAGACGGTATAGACAACGTTCTCGCCCTGCGCGGAGACCCGCCAAGGGGGGACGGCGCCTTCAAGCCGAACAACAAGGATTTCAGCTACGCTTGCGACCTTGTGCGGTTCATCCGCAAGGGATTCCCGAAGCTCGGCGTTGGGGTGGCGGCATATCCGGAGACCCATCCTGAAGCCGTGTCCCCGGCAGAAGACCTGCTGCACCTGAAGGAGAAGCTCGAGCTGGGAAGCGATTTCGCCATAACACAGTTGTTCTTCGACAACAGTTACTATTGGGATTTCGTAAAGAAGGCGCGGGCCATCGGGATTGAGAAGCCGATAATCCCCGGCGTGCTCCCCATCGTAAACCTTGCCGGGGTGAAACGGATCGTCTCCCTTTGCGGGGCCAAGTTGCCGCCGGAAATTCTGGCCAGGGTGGAGGAGGCGGACGCCACCGGCGGGGCAAAGGCTGTTGAGGAGGTCGGATTGGAGATCGCGCGCAAACAGGTTCGCGCTCTTTTGGAAAACGGCGCGCCGGGGGTGCATTTATATACACTCAACCGGGCGGAGACCTGCCTGAAGATCATCGAGGGGTGCGCGTGA
- a CDS encoding type II toxin-antitoxin system PemK/MazF family toxin: MTRYKKGTVVLVLFPNSGLATAKRRPALIVQADEPATDIEQVIAALITSNLSREGHPSRIRINKESHEGKLAGLLTDSVIMTDNLATIRLVEIDKAIGALSDMTAVDEALMVTFGLTNA, translated from the coding sequence ATGACAAGGTATAAGAAGGGGACGGTTGTTTTAGTCCTCTTTCCCAATTCCGGCCTTGCCACCGCAAAGCGCCGCCCCGCCCTGATTGTTCAGGCAGACGAGCCAGCCACAGATATCGAACAGGTCATTGCAGCCCTGATAACAAGCAATTTATCACGTGAAGGACACCCGTCCCGCATCCGGATAAACAAGGAATCACATGAAGGCAAGCTGGCCGGGCTTCTTACCGATTCGGTAATCATGACCGATAATCTGGCGACCATTCGCCTGGTTGAGATAGACAAGGCGATTGGAGCGTTGTCCGATATGACTGCCGTGGATGAAGCCTTAATGGTAACTTTTGGATTAACTAACGCGTAA